One Balneola vulgaris DSM 17893 genomic window carries:
- the pth gene encoding aminoacyl-tRNA hydrolase, whose protein sequence is MSIIVGLGNIGSEYDNTRHNIGFDIVDSIAETLSITFGPGGGPFVVAEGRYKGRKVVLAKPTTFMNRSGTAVKKLLAKYNTDKKDCLVVYDDLNLAVGTNRMKARGSAGGHNGIKDIIERLGSDDFPRLRFGIGDDFKRGRQVDFVLSPFDEDEIDEVKKAIKHAHDAALSFATVGIERTMNYFN, encoded by the coding sequence ATGTCCATAATTGTTGGATTAGGAAATATTGGTTCAGAATACGACAACACTCGTCATAACATAGGTTTTGATATTGTTGACAGCATAGCTGAAACACTTTCTATTACATTCGGCCCTGGTGGAGGGCCGTTTGTGGTTGCAGAAGGTCGGTATAAAGGCCGAAAAGTTGTACTCGCTAAACCCACTACGTTCATGAATCGAAGTGGAACCGCAGTGAAAAAACTACTCGCCAAATATAATACCGACAAAAAAGATTGCCTGGTCGTTTACGACGATCTTAACCTAGCGGTAGGTACTAACCGAATGAAAGCCCGGGGTAGTGCAGGTGGTCATAATGGGATTAAAGATATCATCGAACGATTGGGAAGCGATGACTTCCCTCGTTTACGCTTTGGTATCGGAGATGACTTCAAAAGAGGGAGACAAGTCGACTTTGTACTGTCGCCATTCGATGAAGATGAAATTGACGAAGTAAAAAAGGCAATCAAACATGCCCACGATGCAGCACTTTCGTTTGCAACCGTGGGTATCGAGAGAACCATGAACTACTTCAACTGA